A stretch of Bradyrhizobium sp. AZCC 2262 DNA encodes these proteins:
- a CDS encoding PepSY domain-containing protein, which produces MAIILPAPAYAIASPISEPASLGNEAGDGAASDQQAVSRELALFRGSAVSLSQAMAIAEALHAGATTADVSFDGASDAPVYRVKTLHNDRVWHHAIDARTGKIVGGEAALPLKELDAEDRSNLAALRTIRHRLADAIRVAEQAASGKAISGGLIRERGRLNFAIVVMSGSDLKEVILEPPGAAGRR; this is translated from the coding sequence GTGGCGATCATCCTCCCTGCCCCGGCCTATGCCATCGCGTCGCCGATCAGCGAGCCAGCCTCGCTCGGCAATGAGGCCGGCGATGGCGCCGCGTCCGACCAGCAGGCGGTCAGCCGCGAGCTTGCGCTTTTCCGCGGGTCGGCTGTCTCGCTGAGCCAGGCGATGGCCATCGCCGAAGCCCTGCATGCCGGCGCGACGACCGCCGATGTCAGCTTCGACGGCGCATCGGATGCACCGGTCTACCGGGTAAAGACCCTTCACAATGACCGCGTCTGGCACCACGCCATCGACGCCAGGACCGGCAAGATCGTCGGCGGCGAAGCTGCCCTGCCCCTGAAGGAACTTGATGCCGAGGACCGCAGCAACCTCGCTGCCCTCAGAACGATCCGGCACCGCCTGGCGGATGCCATTCGCGTGGCCGAGCAGGCGGCGTCGGGCAAGGCCATCAGCGGCGGCCTGATCCGCGAACGCGGCCGGCTGAATTTCGCAATCGTCGTCATGAGTGGCAGCGACCTGAAGGAGGTGATCCTCGAGCCTCCCGGCGCGGCAGGGCGGCGATGA
- a CDS encoding TetR/AcrR family transcriptional regulator, translating into MGLTATKARPARRDISKSRGGRPTKSAAIERDQRLIEVATRLFLDRGYDATSLDAVAEAARVSKPTVYSRYGDKRGLFAEVLRREIARWLAPLAEAAEMQLTRSSDISVEQRLIEVGREMLMFTCGPDAVAFSRMMTSQAINFPDIAKLGKEEGWLKAVSTTARFFDKLVAQGAMDVEDTGIAAEVFLDVVVGHTHRMATFGTPLEMKSAEKRMRSAIRLFLAGALGPSSRVQSIPKGTIRRRPSR; encoded by the coding sequence ATGGGATTGACTGCGACCAAGGCCAGACCGGCAAGACGAGACATTTCAAAATCGCGCGGCGGCCGGCCGACGAAAAGCGCCGCCATCGAGCGCGATCAGCGGCTGATCGAAGTTGCCACCCGTCTTTTCCTGGACCGGGGCTACGATGCGACCTCGCTCGATGCGGTTGCGGAAGCAGCCCGGGTCAGCAAGCCCACCGTCTATTCGCGCTACGGCGACAAGCGCGGGCTGTTTGCGGAGGTGCTGAGGCGCGAAATTGCGCGCTGGCTTGCTCCGCTTGCCGAAGCGGCGGAGATGCAGCTCACGCGTTCCTCGGACATTTCAGTCGAGCAGCGCCTGATCGAGGTCGGGCGCGAGATGCTGATGTTTACCTGCGGACCCGATGCCGTCGCGTTCAGCCGCATGATGACGTCACAGGCCATCAACTTTCCCGACATTGCCAAACTCGGCAAGGAGGAAGGCTGGTTGAAGGCCGTGTCCACGACCGCGCGCTTCTTTGATAAATTGGTCGCACAAGGCGCCATGGACGTCGAGGACACCGGCATCGCGGCTGAGGTCTTTCTCGACGTGGTCGTCGGTCACACGCACCGCATGGCGACGTTCGGAACGCCGCTGGAAATGAAGTCCGCCGAAAAACGCATGCGCTCGGCGATCAGGCTGTTCCTGGCCGGTGCGCTTGGGCCATCGAGCCGCGTTCAGTCCATCCCCAAGGGAACCATTCGGCGGCGCCCTTCTCGCTGA
- a CDS encoding patatin-like phospholipase family protein, translated as MPFPSFLTGSVRSDGRTGRTGSRLLRSAVLLCSLALAACTSLPRTPYSAAEASGSRVLELDGLRRYTDEPVTKFRFEKDDLSSSRTYLALSGGGADGAYGVGVLNGWTAAGTRPTFSVVSGVSTGGLIAPFAFLGSQYDDTLREVYTSGIASSLLDDPSIIRVLFGSGLFGNKRLRELVARYVGPEILAAVARENAKGRKLLVVTTDLDTQRTVVWDMGKIAAVGSPEALVLFRDVMAASASIPLVFPPILIEAEGQGRRFEEMHVDGGVTAPVLTLPDALLFQGRLPGNSRMNIYILVNKKLERTFELVSNSTLDVASRSLSSITQSQTRSVIFSTYDFAKRNRWGFHLSYIERDYPASRSEGFDTAYMRALYQHGYEKAASGRAWVSTLP; from the coding sequence ATGCCCTTCCCCTCTTTCCTGACTGGATCAGTCCGCTCCGACGGCCGGACTGGGAGGACAGGCTCACGCCTGCTCCGGTCAGCCGTCCTGCTGTGCAGCCTCGCGCTCGCCGCCTGCACGTCCCTGCCGCGGACGCCCTACAGCGCTGCGGAGGCCTCTGGCTCCCGTGTGCTCGAGCTCGACGGCCTGCGGCGCTACACCGACGAACCCGTCACAAAATTCCGTTTCGAGAAAGACGACCTCTCCTCGAGCAGGACCTATCTTGCGCTCTCCGGCGGCGGCGCCGATGGCGCCTATGGCGTGGGCGTGTTGAACGGCTGGACCGCAGCCGGCACCCGCCCGACCTTCTCGGTCGTCTCAGGCGTAAGCACCGGCGGCCTGATTGCGCCCTTTGCGTTTCTCGGATCCCAATACGACGACACGCTGCGGGAGGTCTATACCAGCGGCATAGCTTCGAGCCTGCTCGATGATCCCAGCATCATCCGCGTGCTGTTCGGGTCCGGTCTGTTCGGCAACAAGCGACTGCGCGAGCTGGTGGCCCGCTATGTCGGGCCGGAGATCCTGGCCGCCGTTGCACGCGAAAATGCCAAGGGCCGAAAACTGCTCGTGGTGACGACCGATCTCGACACCCAACGCACGGTCGTTTGGGACATGGGGAAAATCGCTGCCGTCGGTTCACCGGAGGCGCTGGTCCTGTTTCGCGACGTGATGGCGGCCTCGGCCAGCATTCCCCTGGTCTTCCCGCCGATCCTGATCGAAGCCGAGGGCCAGGGCCGGCGCTTTGAGGAGATGCATGTCGACGGCGGCGTGACCGCTCCGGTCCTGACGTTGCCGGATGCCCTGCTCTTCCAGGGCCGTCTGCCCGGAAACAGCCGGATGAACATCTACATCCTCGTCAACAAGAAGCTCGAACGAACTTTTGAGCTCGTGTCCAACAGCACGCTCGATGTCGCCTCACGCAGCCTGTCGTCGATCACCCAGTCACAGACGCGCTCGGTCATCTTCTCCACCTACGATTTCGCCAAGCGCAATCGATGGGGCTTCCATCTGTCCTATATTGAGCGCGACTATCCCGCATCGCGCTCGGAGGGATTCGACACCGCCTATATGCGCGCCCTTTATCAGCATGGCTATGAGAAGGCTGCGTCGGGCCGGGCCTGGGTCTCGACGCTTCCGTGA
- the tgt gene encoding tRNA guanosine(34) transglycosylase Tgt: protein MSLPNHFELLATNGAARSGRLTTPHGVVQTPAFMPVGTAGAMKGMHWREVRDAGADIVLGNTYHLMLRPGAERIAALGGLQTFTGWNGPMLTDSGGFQVMSLSDLRKVSERAVTFRSHIDGAKVELSPERSIEVQRLLGADIAMQMDECVRLPAERADIERAMRLSLRWAERSKRAFETAPDGYMLFGIVQGGDIPEMRHISARGLVEIGFHGYAIGGLAVGEPQAVMLSMIEETAPALPADRPRYLMGVGTPEDLMEAVARGIDMFDCVLPTRNGRHGMAFTRFGQINLRNARHAEDPRPLDEESEWPSARNYSRAYLHHLVRSGETLGAMLLSEINVAYYQHLMRGMREAIANGTFETFQKQTRAGWERGDIVPR from the coding sequence ATGAGTCTTCCCAATCATTTCGAATTACTCGCCACCAATGGCGCAGCCCGCAGCGGCCGCCTGACGACGCCGCATGGCGTGGTGCAGACGCCTGCCTTCATGCCGGTCGGCACCGCCGGCGCGATGAAGGGCATGCACTGGCGCGAGGTGCGCGATGCCGGCGCCGATATCGTGCTCGGCAACACCTATCATCTGATGCTGCGGCCGGGCGCCGAGCGCATCGCCGCGCTCGGCGGCCTGCAGACCTTCACCGGCTGGAACGGGCCGATGCTGACGGACTCCGGCGGCTTCCAGGTGATGTCGCTGTCCGACCTGCGCAAGGTCAGCGAGCGCGCCGTGACCTTCCGTTCGCATATCGACGGCGCCAAGGTCGAGCTGTCGCCGGAGCGTTCGATCGAGGTGCAGCGGCTGCTCGGCGCCGACATCGCCATGCAGATGGACGAGTGCGTGCGGCTGCCTGCGGAGCGCGCCGACATCGAGCGCGCGATGCGGCTGTCGCTGCGCTGGGCCGAGCGCAGCAAGCGCGCGTTCGAGACCGCGCCCGATGGTTACATGCTGTTCGGCATCGTGCAGGGCGGCGACATTCCCGAGATGCGCCATATCAGTGCGCGCGGACTGGTCGAGATCGGTTTTCATGGCTACGCGATCGGCGGGCTTGCGGTCGGCGAGCCGCAGGCGGTGATGCTGTCGATGATCGAGGAAACCGCGCCGGCGCTGCCGGCCGATCGCCCGCGTTACCTGATGGGCGTCGGCACGCCCGAGGATCTGATGGAGGCGGTGGCGCGCGGCATCGACATGTTCGACTGCGTGCTGCCGACCCGGAACGGGCGCCACGGCATGGCGTTCACCCGCTTCGGCCAGATCAATCTGCGCAACGCCCGCCATGCCGAAGATCCGCGGCCGCTCGATGAGGAAAGCGAATGGCCGTCAGCGCGCAACTATTCTCGCGCCTATCTGCATCATCTGGTCAGGTCAGGAGAAACACTCGGCGCGATGCTGCTGTCGGAAATCAACGTGGCGTATTACCAGCACCTGATGCGGGGCATGCGCGAGGCGATCGCAAACGGCACGTTCGAGACATTCCAAAAACAAACGCGCGCCGGATGGGAGCGCGGTGACATCGTTCCGCGATAG
- the cysK gene encoding cysteine synthase A: MDASSAASAVQRPGRGRVFDSIVDAIGDTPIVRLRKLPEAHGVSATILAKLEYFNPAASVKDRIGAAMVIAMEKAGVINADTVLIEPTSGNTGIALAFVAASRGYRLKLVMPESMSIERRKMLAFLGAEIILTPAAQGMKGSIATAEELVRTTPNAVMPQQFKNLANPEIHRRTTAEEIWNDTGGNIDFFVAGVGTGGTITGVGQVLKPRKPSLQIVAVEPEESPVLGGGQHTPHKIQGIGAGFIPDILDRSVIDEIVRVNGPTAIETSRALARMEGIPGGISSGAAIAAALEIGKRPGSAGKTILAIVPSFAERYLSTALFEGI, from the coding sequence ATGGATGCGTCGTCAGCCGCGAGTGCAGTGCAACGTCCGGGGCGGGGTCGGGTTTTCGACTCCATCGTCGATGCGATCGGTGACACCCCGATCGTCCGCTTGCGCAAATTGCCGGAGGCGCATGGTGTTAGCGCAACCATCCTGGCCAAGCTCGAATACTTCAATCCCGCCGCGAGCGTGAAGGACCGCATTGGCGCGGCGATGGTGATCGCGATGGAGAAGGCCGGCGTGATCAATGCCGATACGGTGCTGATCGAGCCGACGTCAGGCAACACCGGCATCGCGCTGGCGTTTGTTGCGGCCTCGCGCGGCTACCGGCTGAAGCTGGTGATGCCGGAGTCGATGTCGATCGAGCGGCGCAAGATGCTGGCCTTCCTCGGCGCCGAGATCATCCTGACGCCGGCAGCCCAGGGCATGAAGGGTTCGATCGCGACCGCGGAGGAACTGGTACGCACCACGCCCAACGCGGTAATGCCGCAACAGTTCAAGAACCTCGCCAACCCCGAAATTCACCGCCGCACCACGGCGGAAGAAATCTGGAACGACACCGGCGGCAACATCGATTTCTTTGTTGCAGGCGTCGGCACCGGCGGCACCATCACCGGCGTCGGACAGGTGCTCAAGCCGCGCAAACCGTCGTTGCAGATCGTCGCCGTCGAGCCGGAGGAAAGCCCGGTACTGGGCGGCGGGCAACACACGCCGCACAAGATTCAGGGGATCGGCGCCGGCTTCATTCCGGACATCCTGGATCGATCGGTCATCGACGAGATTGTCAGGGTCAACGGGCCGACGGCGATTGAAACCTCGCGCGCCCTGGCGCGCATGGAAGGCATTCCCGGCGGCATTTCCTCGGGCGCGGCGATCGCGGCGGCACTCGAGATCGGCAAAAGGCCCGGGAGCGCCGGCAAGACCATTCTCGCCATCGTGCCGTCATTCGCCGAGCGTTATTTATCAACCGCACTGTTTGAAGGAATCTAG
- a CDS encoding BrnA antitoxin family protein, whose product MADQPRRPRTLNDARTEAEAAFKRTTTKVAEAPPKTPALPGVRELVSLRIDQDVLEYFQEGGPGWQDRINEALRKAAGK is encoded by the coding sequence ATGGCAGACCAGCCGCGGCGGCCGAGAACCCTGAACGACGCGCGCACCGAGGCCGAGGCGGCGTTCAAGCGCACGACCACCAAGGTCGCGGAAGCGCCGCCGAAAACGCCCGCGCTGCCCGGCGTGAGGGAATTGGTATCGCTGCGCATCGATCAGGACGTGCTGGAATATTTCCAGGAAGGCGGTCCCGGCTGGCAGGACCGCATCAACGAGGCGCTGCGAAAGGCTGCGGGAAAATAA
- a CDS encoding caspase family protein yields MRYPTLILSVMCMVLTAGTASADKRVAFVVGNGAYKNVAPLPNPSVDAKAIAATLRNVGFEVVEGSNLTRDKMTERLLDFGKKAQGADVALFFYAGHGIAISGTNYLLPIDADIKSEMDVKLGAAINIDLTLEQTMGDAKVKLVFLDACRDNPFAAKIKSNSATRSVNVQTGLAEMKSGEGTLIAFATGPGQTALDGQEGSNSPFTRALLANLTQPGAEIQQAMTKVRAQVNEETNKGQLPWGHTNLIGSVYLNGAPAPGAVAAATPAAGPSKASDVELEFWRSIKDSNKPEELNAYLSNYPNGQFRSLALSRIASLESGPKPDATRNLTTGVDPATFKEEADQTTEDQIGLDKGQRRDVQRRLTGLGFDIKATGQFDQATRGVITRWQAARGYPKSGYLNRLQHKALLSEIVAAPPTASSDEERPKRRANTGASQQAQPQPQRHYNNSGPDPAGAGRFIGGVMGGMLR; encoded by the coding sequence ATGCGCTACCCAACCCTCATTCTGTCCGTCATGTGCATGGTCCTTACGGCGGGCACCGCCAGCGCCGACAAGCGCGTGGCCTTTGTCGTCGGTAACGGCGCCTACAAGAACGTAGCCCCGCTGCCGAATCCGTCGGTCGATGCGAAGGCGATCGCCGCGACCCTGCGCAATGTCGGATTCGAAGTGGTCGAGGGCTCCAATCTCACGCGCGACAAGATGACCGAGCGGCTGCTCGACTTCGGCAAGAAGGCGCAAGGCGCCGACGTCGCGCTGTTCTTCTATGCCGGTCACGGCATTGCCATCTCCGGCACCAACTATCTGCTGCCGATCGACGCCGACATCAAATCCGAAATGGACGTCAAGCTCGGCGCGGCGATCAACATCGACCTCACGCTCGAGCAGACCATGGGCGACGCCAAGGTCAAGCTGGTGTTCCTCGATGCCTGCCGCGACAACCCGTTTGCGGCCAAGATCAAGTCGAACTCCGCGACCCGCAGCGTCAACGTGCAGACGGGTCTGGCCGAAATGAAATCCGGCGAAGGCACGCTGATCGCGTTCGCAACCGGCCCGGGCCAGACCGCGCTCGACGGCCAGGAAGGCTCCAACAGCCCGTTCACCCGCGCCCTGCTCGCCAACCTCACCCAGCCCGGCGCCGAGATCCAGCAGGCGATGACCAAGGTCCGCGCCCAGGTCAACGAAGAGACCAACAAGGGACAATTGCCTTGGGGGCACACCAACCTGATCGGTTCGGTCTATCTGAACGGCGCGCCCGCGCCCGGCGCCGTGGCGGCTGCGACACCGGCAGCGGGACCTTCAAAGGCATCGGACGTGGAACTGGAGTTCTGGCGCTCGATCAAGGATTCCAACAAGCCGGAAGAACTCAACGCCTATCTGAGCAACTATCCCAACGGTCAGTTCCGTTCGCTGGCCTTGTCGCGCATCGCATCGCTTGAGTCCGGTCCCAAACCCGACGCCACCCGCAACCTGACCACGGGCGTCGATCCCGCGACCTTCAAGGAGGAAGCGGACCAGACCACCGAGGATCAGATCGGCCTCGACAAGGGCCAGCGGCGCGACGTGCAGCGCCGCCTCACCGGGCTCGGCTTCGACATCAAGGCCACTGGCCAGTTCGATCAGGCCACCCGCGGTGTGATCACGCGCTGGCAAGCCGCCCGCGGCTATCCCAAGAGCGGCTACCTCAACAGGCTGCAGCACAAGGCGCTGCTGAGCGAGATCGTCGCGGCCCCGCCGACCGCGAGTTCGGATGAGGAGCGGCCCAAGCGCCGCGCCAACACTGGTGCTAGTCAGCAGGCCCAACCCCAGCCGCAGCGGCACTACAACAACAGCGGTCCTGATCCCGCCGGCGCCGGGCGCTTCATCGGCGGCGTCATGGGCGGCATGCTGCGCTAA
- a CDS encoding RidA family protein, with amino-acid sequence MRILQPAEWSKPRGFSHGVEVDGPGKWIVLAGQTGGDEKGDYAPDMAAQVGTALKRIIKLLGEAGAGPEHIVRLTWYLTSRSEYEAAGAGIGAAWKETLGRNFPPSTLLYIDGLVDVRAKVEIEVTAYVPKA; translated from the coding sequence ATGCGTATCTTGCAACCGGCCGAATGGTCGAAACCCCGCGGCTTCTCGCACGGTGTCGAGGTCGACGGCCCCGGCAAATGGATCGTGCTGGCCGGCCAGACCGGCGGCGACGAGAAGGGCGATTATGCCCCGGACATGGCGGCGCAGGTCGGCACGGCGCTGAAGCGCATCATCAAGCTGCTTGGAGAAGCCGGCGCGGGACCGGAGCACATTGTCCGCCTGACCTGGTACCTGACCAGCCGCAGCGAATACGAAGCTGCAGGTGCGGGCATCGGCGCGGCCTGGAAGGAAACACTCGGGCGCAATTTTCCGCCATCGACGCTGCTCTACATCGACGGGCTGGTCGACGTCAGGGCCAAGGTCGAAATCGAAGTCACCGCCTACGTGCCCAAGGCTTAG